TTTGATGCCAAAGATAAAAAAGTAGACCTTCTTATCGATGGGGTACTCAAAACACATTATTTCAACTATAGTTTTATTCCCCTTAAAGATGAGCAAGGCAATATTTACGGGGTCATGAATACAGGAGCGGATGTGACTGACCTGCATTTGGCAAAACTGCAGACCCAAAGCGCGGAAGAAAGGCTCAGAATTGCCATTGAATCATCGGAGATGGGAACCTATGAAATAGATCTGGAGACAAAAAAAATAAAAACCTGCGGGAATTTCAACACTATATGGTCTATTGAATCGGATACTCCTAATGAAGAATTAATTGCAAAACTGCATCCTGAGGATCTTGAAGTACGCGAGAAAGCACATCAGCTGGCCGCGAAAACCGGAAAAATAAGTTATGAGGCCCGAATTATAAATGAGGACCAATCTGTAAAATGGACCAAGATCAATGGAAAGATAATCAAAGATGAAAACGGTACGCCCACTACTATTATTGGGATTATCCAGGATATAAGCGATCAGAGAAAATTTGAAGAAGAACTCAAGAAACAGGTAGCCTACAGCACCGAAGAACTCAGAAGATCCAATGACGACCTGCTGCATTTTGCCAGTGTAGTGAGCCATGACCTGAGAGAACCATTGAGAAAGATTAAAATTTTCAATACCCTGCTGCAAAATGAAAAAGACACCAATTTTAATGAAAACTGCCAAAAATATCTCAGCAAAATAGATCAGTCCACCTCAAGGATGAACAATATCATCGAGGGGATTTTAAGCTATTCCACTATCGATAGAACCCAGCAGCCAATTGAAAGCAT
This genomic window from Flavobacterium sp. 9 contains:
- a CDS encoding ATP-binding protein, translating into MTLLKDIVDNTPLPIAVYTGDQLKIELANTAMIKTWGKGDEVLGKNYTEVLPEIKNQPFFDQALTALRTGIPFDAKDKKVDLLIDGVLKTHYFNYSFIPLKDEQGNIYGVMNTGADVTDLHLAKLQTQSAEERLRIAIESSEMGTYEIDLETKKIKTCGNFNTIWSIESDTPNEELIAKLHPEDLEVREKAHQLAAKTGKISYEARIINEDQSVKWTKINGKIIKDENGTPTTIIGIIQDISDQRKFEEELKKQVAYSTEELRRSNDDLLHFASVVSHDLREPLRKIKIFNTLLQNEKDTNFNENCQKYLSKIDQSTSRMNNIIEGILSYSTIDRTQQPIESIDLSEVIENIKTDLELIIKEKGAILNTCDLPQIEGAPILITQLFYNLLQNALKFSKADQPPRVIITCETTALDDREAVKIIIKDNGIGLDSAFAERIFIAFERLNSKDRYEGNGLGLALCRKIATRHGCTITAMGEKDNGAEFTVTLPLIQTADTI